The proteins below come from a single Methanolobus chelungpuianus genomic window:
- the rnp3 gene encoding ribonuclease P protein component 3, translating into MASSGFYDLNVCCIPENGNSVREFATVARRLGYSGIAITNPDTAKQQVSCDRIGGFEVLSGVEIRTDNPSKLHGMISKYRGKVDVIAVSGGSESINRAAVENPGVDVLVNLGIGQDNGFNQVLAKEASENHVAISFDLGVLIHSRGGSRVQALANSRKNLQLVRKYDVPFILTGNARSCFDMRAPRELAALATLFGMSAEEAMAGLTATPLSIIARNRPPAGYISEGVQLVYDDADAGSTDEGDC; encoded by the coding sequence TTGGCTAGCTCCGGCTTCTATGACCTGAATGTCTGCTGCATCCCTGAAAACGGTAACTCGGTTCGGGAGTTCGCTACAGTGGCAAGGCGTCTGGGCTATAGTGGCATTGCCATCACAAACCCGGACACTGCTAAACAGCAGGTATCCTGCGACAGGATCGGTGGCTTTGAAGTACTGAGCGGAGTCGAGATAAGGACCGACAACCCTTCAAAACTTCATGGCATGATCAGCAAGTACCGGGGCAAGGTAGACGTCATCGCTGTCTCGGGAGGCAGCGAGAGCATAAACCGGGCTGCTGTTGAGAATCCGGGCGTGGATGTGCTGGTGAACCTGGGCATCGGGCAGGATAACGGCTTCAATCAGGTGCTTGCAAAAGAAGCAAGCGAGAATCATGTAGCCATTTCCTTTGACCTTGGGGTCCTGATCCATTCAAGAGGAGGAAGCAGGGTCCAGGCATTGGCCAACAGCAGGAAGAACCTGCAGCTGGTGAGAAAGTATGATGTCCCTTTTATCCTGACAGGTAATGCCAGATCCTGTTTTGACATGCGTGCCCCCCGGGAGCTGGCAGCTCTTGCCACACTGTTCGGGATGTCTGCAGAAGAGGCAATGGCCGGACTTACAGCAACGCCTTTGTCCATAATCGCAAGGAATCGTCCTCCTGCAGGATATATAAGTGAGGGTGTGCAGCTGGTGTATGATGATGCAGATGCCGGAAGTACGGATGAAGGTGACTGCTGA
- the rrp41 gene encoding exosome complex exonuclease Rrp41 gives MSDKPEKFIDENGLRLDGRQINEIRQMKIKIGVLSRADGSCYLEWGNNKILVAVYGPRELHPRRLQKADSALIRYRYNMAAFSVEERIRPGPSRRSIEISKVSREAFEPVIMTHLYPGAVIDVFAEVLQADAGTRTAAINAASVALADAGIPMKGLVSACAVGKVDGQLVLDLNKAEDNYGQADLPVAMTQDGEITLLQMDGDMTQEEFRKALEMCKEGCRQILEMQKEALKAKFADDTALPVPDEAEETVDVATALEDVVEEAEEAADSEEPEAEETEEADESAEYLIEEDLEPAPEETEAEDVEDETAAEELDEEDADEEVLDVEEEFIELIDEDTEDEEKVATEGSETREQ, from the coding sequence ATGAGTGATAAACCTGAAAAGTTCATTGATGAGAATGGTTTACGCCTCGATGGCAGGCAGATCAATGAGATACGGCAGATGAAAATAAAGATCGGCGTGCTTTCCAGAGCAGATGGTTCCTGTTATCTGGAATGGGGCAACAATAAGATACTTGTGGCAGTCTATGGTCCCAGGGAGCTTCATCCCAGGAGGCTGCAGAAGGCTGATTCAGCCCTTATCAGATACAGATACAACATGGCAGCTTTCTCGGTGGAGGAGCGCATACGTCCGGGTCCCAGCAGGAGGAGCATTGAGATATCAAAGGTAAGCCGTGAGGCTTTCGAACCTGTCATTATGACACACCTCTACCCCGGCGCAGTGATCGATGTTTTCGCAGAGGTGCTCCAGGCTGATGCCGGCACAAGGACTGCTGCAATCAACGCCGCTTCCGTGGCTCTTGCTGATGCAGGTATTCCCATGAAAGGCCTTGTGTCCGCGTGTGCGGTAGGTAAAGTGGATGGCCAGCTTGTGCTTGATCTTAACAAGGCGGAAGATAACTATGGCCAGGCAGATCTTCCTGTGGCAATGACACAGGATGGCGAGATAACCCTCCTCCAGATGGATGGGGATATGACCCAGGAGGAGTTCAGAAAGGCCCTTGAGATGTGTAAGGAAGGCTGCAGGCAGATCCTGGAGATGCAGAAGGAAGCCCTCAAAGCCAAGTTTGCAGATGATACTGCCCTGCCGGTTCCTGATGAAGCTGAGGAAACAGTAGATGTGGCAACCGCCCTTGAAGATGTTGTTGAGGAAGCTGAAGAAGCAGCCGATTCAGAGGAACCGGAAGCTGAGGAGACCGAAGAGGCGGATGAATCCGCAGAATATCTCATTGAAGAAGACCTTGAGCCAGCTCCCGAAGAAACAGAAGCAGAGGATGTGGAAGACGAGACCGCTGCTGAAGAGTTGGATGAAGAGGATGCTGATGAGGAGGTCCTCGATGTGGAGGAAGAGTTCATTGAGCTTATCGATGAAGATACGGAAGATGAGGAAAAGGTAGCTACCGAGGGAAGTGAGACTCGTGAGCAATGA
- the proS gene encoding proline--tRNA ligase, whose protein sequence is MAEQEKEAALPKKENFSEWYNDLLQKGEIMDVRYPVKGLYVWYPFGFNIRRNTYNIMRELLDKDHQETLFPLLIPENEFMKEAEHIKGFEDEVYWVTHGGTSPLDVKLALRPTSETAIYPMYKLWVRSHADLPLKLYQIVNTFRYETKHTRPLIRLREITSFKEAHTVHATWDEAAAQVDEAIRIYTEFYRRLAIPVLPSRRPDWDKFPGADYTIATDALMPDGKTLQVGTAHHLGANFAKTFDITYEDVNGEQVYAHQTCYGVSERSVAALISIHGDDKGLVIPPEIAPVQVVIIPIIFKESSDVLQACESVKNKLEAAGIRVKVDASEDRPGAKYYKWEMKGVPVRLELGPRDLKNNAAMLVRRDTGEKRQVSLENISDEVLSLFGAVQTSLYEKAKQEVEERIFDCSTHDEIRQKITQGIAKVFWCGKKECGLKLEDEIGAGILGIPTGQEPCKGKCITCGTDADMQVYVARTY, encoded by the coding sequence ATGGCAGAACAAGAGAAAGAGGCCGCACTTCCTAAAAAAGAGAATTTCAGTGAATGGTACAATGATCTCCTCCAGAAAGGAGAGATAATGGATGTCCGTTACCCTGTTAAAGGACTTTATGTTTGGTATCCTTTTGGTTTCAACATCAGGAGGAATACTTACAATATCATGCGCGAACTGCTTGACAAAGACCACCAGGAGACCCTGTTCCCGCTCCTGATCCCGGAGAACGAGTTCATGAAGGAGGCAGAGCATATCAAGGGTTTCGAGGACGAGGTCTACTGGGTAACGCACGGAGGCACATCACCTCTGGATGTGAAACTTGCACTGCGTCCGACCAGTGAGACTGCCATTTATCCCATGTACAAGCTCTGGGTCCGCTCCCATGCAGACCTGCCTCTCAAGCTGTACCAGATAGTGAATACCTTCAGGTACGAGACCAAGCACACGCGCCCTCTTATCAGGCTGCGTGAGATCACCTCCTTTAAGGAGGCACACACAGTGCATGCCACTTGGGATGAGGCAGCGGCACAGGTGGACGAGGCCATAAGGATATATACGGAGTTCTATCGCAGGCTTGCTATTCCGGTACTGCCCTCCAGGAGACCTGACTGGGACAAATTCCCGGGGGCTGACTATACCATAGCCACAGATGCGCTCATGCCGGATGGCAAGACCCTCCAGGTCGGCACGGCTCACCATCTTGGGGCTAACTTTGCAAAGACCTTCGATATCACCTATGAGGACGTGAACGGTGAGCAGGTATATGCCCATCAGACCTGCTATGGTGTTTCCGAACGCTCGGTGGCTGCATTGATCTCCATACACGGCGACGACAAGGGGCTTGTCATTCCGCCAGAGATCGCTCCGGTGCAGGTTGTCATTATCCCTATCATTTTCAAGGAATCCTCGGATGTGCTGCAGGCGTGTGAGAGCGTAAAGAATAAGCTTGAGGCCGCCGGAATCAGGGTAAAGGTAGATGCAAGCGAGGATCGCCCCGGGGCCAAATACTACAAATGGGAAATGAAAGGCGTTCCTGTAAGGCTTGAGCTTGGTCCGAGGGACCTGAAGAACAACGCTGCGATGCTGGTGCGCCGTGATACCGGAGAGAAGAGGCAGGTGTCTCTTGAGAATATCTCTGATGAGGTTCTTTCCTTGTTCGGGGCTGTCCAGACTTCTCTGTACGAAAAGGCAAAACAGGAAGTCGAAGAGCGTATATTCGACTGCAGCACTCATGATGAGATAAGGCAGAAGATAACACAGGGTATAGCGAAGGTCTTCTGGTGCGGTAAGAAGGAATGCGGCCTGAAGCTTGAGGATGAGATCGGTGCCGGCATCCTGGGTATCCCCACAGGGCAGGAGCCATGCAAAGGCAAATGCATCACCTGCGGAACTGATGCAGATATGCAGGTATATGTGGCAAGGACCTACTGA
- the rrp4 gene encoding exosome complex RNA-binding protein Rrp4 — translation MEREIVLPGQLLSENPNDAGSGTYVRDGKVYSLLYGVKNAKNKISVIPFSGKYIPAAKDFVIGTVIDVTPSNWIFSVGSPYDGLLHVSEYPRRVDSSQMAGIMDVGDSALLRVKDVSPAMKVELSMRDRGLRPLKVGRIIEVVPAKVPRVIGHGGSMVSMLKKETDCEIFVGQNGRIWINGKDKDMDLLDDAIRMIMQQSHMDGLTDRIYQFLKDEKEKDNGTVPEEKDAVTVDSGEGSTEDPRDISEDTYRKVDALLEETDE, via the coding sequence ATGGAACGTGAAATTGTATTGCCGGGACAGCTTTTATCGGAGAATCCAAACGATGCAGGTTCCGGTACTTATGTAAGAGATGGGAAGGTATATTCTCTTCTGTACGGTGTCAAAAATGCCAAGAATAAGATATCGGTCATTCCCTTCTCCGGAAAGTACATCCCTGCAGCCAAGGATTTTGTCATTGGCACTGTTATCGATGTAACTCCTTCGAACTGGATATTCAGCGTCGGTTCTCCATATGATGGCCTGCTGCATGTTTCTGAATATCCGAGGCGTGTGGATTCATCCCAGATGGCCGGAATAATGGATGTCGGTGATTCCGCATTGCTGCGCGTAAAGGACGTGAGTCCGGCCATGAAGGTAGAACTTTCCATGAGGGACAGGGGATTACGTCCTCTTAAGGTAGGGCGCATAATCGAAGTCGTCCCCGCAAAGGTCCCAAGGGTCATAGGACATGGTGGCTCGATGGTTTCCATGCTCAAGAAGGAAACCGATTGTGAGATCTTCGTAGGCCAGAACGGAAGGATATGGATCAACGGGAAAGACAAGGACATGGATCTTCTTGATGATGCCATCAGGATGATCATGCAGCAGTCGCACATGGACGGGCTGACTGACAGGATATATCAATTCCTGAAGGACGAAAAAGAAAAAGACAATGGCACAGTTCCTGAGGAAAAGGATGCTGTTACGGTGGACTCCGGCGAGGGGTCAACAGAGGATCCACGCGACATTTCCGAGGATACTTACAGAAAAGTAGATGCGCTTCTTGAAGAGACGGATGAATGA
- a CDS encoding 50S ribosomal protein L15e, with protein sequence MSRSFYSYIRDAWKDPDTTYVSELRWERLQEWRKEGSVTKIRRPTRIDRARSLGYKAKQGIVVARVQVRRGSLRRSRYVRGRRTHNMGKNKITAGKSIQRIAEERAGRKFPNMEVLNSYWVGEDGKLKWYEVILVDPSHPVIQSDSNLNWICNSSHKGRAPRGKTSAGRKGRGMMTRGNGTEKTRPSIRSHQNRGK encoded by the coding sequence TTGTCCAGATCATTTTACAGCTATATAAGAGACGCATGGAAGGACCCTGACACTACCTATGTCAGCGAACTCAGATGGGAAAGGCTCCAGGAATGGAGAAAAGAGGGCTCAGTCACAAAGATAAGGCGCCCTACCCGTATCGACCGTGCACGCTCTCTTGGCTACAAGGCAAAGCAGGGCATAGTGGTTGCCCGTGTACAGGTGCGCAGGGGAAGTCTCAGGAGATCCAGGTATGTGCGCGGAAGGCGTACCCACAACATGGGTAAGAATAAGATCACTGCCGGAAAGAGCATCCAGAGGATTGCTGAAGAGCGCGCAGGCAGGAAGTTCCCGAACATGGAAGTACTGAACTCCTACTGGGTAGGGGAAGACGGTAAGCTCAAGTGGTACGAAGTGATCCTTGTAGACCCAAGCCACCCGGTAATTCAGAGTGACAGCAACCTCAACTGGATATGCAACAGCAGCCACAAGGGGCGTGCCCCGCGCGGCAAGACCAGTGCAGGCCGCAAGGGCAGAGGTATGATGACACGCGGTAATGGTACCGAGAAGACCAGGCCGAGCATCAGGTCACACCAGAACAGGGGCAAGTGA
- a CDS encoding RNA-binding protein translates to MIHYIDLRAIAHSTEDPARVRKALDFFLLPSPEGEDRNTDDIVEVIDAEGHYGNRMTIFSAHVPRKKDLKALAAFIRQHMLPEDVELLREEMPDRLDDDQVFHIRLDKQAAFGEQVKLTSSSDAIIVRVKIETYPKNRQKAGLIVEELFG, encoded by the coding sequence GTGATCCATTATATTGACTTGCGTGCGATAGCGCATTCCACTGAAGATCCGGCCAGGGTCCGCAAGGCCCTGGACTTCTTTTTACTGCCTTCTCCGGAAGGGGAGGACCGCAATACCGATGATATTGTGGAAGTGATCGATGCTGAAGGCCATTATGGCAATCGCATGACAATCTTCAGTGCGCATGTACCGCGCAAAAAGGACCTGAAAGCACTGGCCGCTTTTATTAGGCAGCACATGTTGCCTGAGGATGTTGAGCTCCTGAGGGAGGAGATGCCGGACCGTCTTGATGACGACCAGGTATTCCACATCCGGCTCGACAAGCAGGCAGCTTTCGGGGAACAGGTAAAACTCACGTCCTCATCGGATGCCATTATTGTCCGGGTCAAGATCGAGACATATCCGAAGAACCGGCAGAAGGCTGGCCTGATCGTGGAGGAGTTGTTTGGCTAG
- the rrp42 gene encoding exosome complex protein Rrp42 — protein sequence MSVLKKDYIYNLMLKGKRVDGRSFDQIRDIALETKVIDKAEGSAWVKYGETEVLVGVKLQAGAPFPDSPDEGVIITSLELNPLASPEFEAGPPKEGAIEMARVTDRGIRESGAIDLNKLCITKGEEVWIVFIDIHVLNDAGNIQDASSLGAIAALMTTTIPAERDGKGENMAMPMRDTPLAVTLVNIGGSLMVDPGLDEETVCDTKITIVSNRDGSISGMQKSGNGALTEEQAIRAVEMACEKAAELRKAHLSSI from the coding sequence ATGTCTGTGTTGAAAAAGGATTATATCTATAATCTGATGCTTAAGGGTAAACGTGTCGATGGCCGTTCCTTCGATCAGATCAGGGATATTGCACTGGAGACAAAAGTCATAGACAAGGCGGAAGGTTCCGCCTGGGTGAAATATGGTGAGACCGAGGTCCTCGTAGGTGTAAAGCTGCAGGCTGGAGCTCCATTCCCTGACTCTCCGGATGAGGGTGTCATTATAACCAGTCTCGAGCTGAATCCGCTTGCATCCCCTGAATTTGAGGCAGGCCCGCCGAAAGAGGGTGCTATCGAGATGGCCCGTGTGACAGACAGGGGTATTCGTGAATCAGGCGCAATTGATTTAAATAAGTTATGTATTACGAAGGGAGAAGAGGTATGGATTGTCTTTATTGATATCCATGTTCTCAACGACGCTGGCAATATCCAGGACGCTTCCTCCCTTGGTGCAATTGCAGCTCTCATGACAACTACCATCCCTGCAGAGCGCGACGGGAAAGGAGAGAATATGGCGATGCCTATGAGAGATACGCCTCTGGCTGTCACGCTGGTGAACATTGGCGGCTCTCTGATGGTTGACCCGGGTCTTGACGAGGAAACCGTATGTGATACAAAGATCACGATAGTTTCAAATCGGGACGGTTCCATATCCGGCATGCAAAAGAGCGGTAATGGGGCGTTGACAGAGGAACAGGCGATCAGGGCCGTAGAAATGGCATGTGAGAAAGCAGCGGAGCTACGCAAGGCTCATCTGTCGAGTATCTGA
- a CDS encoding redoxin domain-containing protein, whose protein sequence is MPLIGDDAPSFTARTTLGVVNFPDDYRGKWVVFFSHPGDFTPVCTTEFMRFASMQEEFGKINTELLGLSIDSNSSHIAWLEAIRDKIEYKGMKNVDIMFPVIEDLSMDVACRYGMIHPHARYSPEEILEKFERTGGKLKLQEFSTETVRATFIIDPQAKIRAMLHYPFSNGRNMDEIKRLILALQKSDREHVYTPENWHPGEDVIVPNPTTWTGAKDRATGENESLKCSGWFLCMRKDIKR, encoded by the coding sequence GAACTTCCCCGATGATTACAGGGGGAAGTGGGTGGTGTTCTTCAGCCATCCCGGTGATTTCACTCCTGTATGCACCACAGAGTTCATGCGTTTTGCCTCCATGCAGGAGGAATTCGGGAAGATCAACACCGAACTTCTCGGTCTCTCAATTGACAGCAACAGTTCCCATATAGCGTGGCTTGAGGCCATCCGGGACAAGATAGAGTATAAGGGTATGAAGAATGTAGACATCATGTTCCCCGTCATTGAGGATCTGAGCATGGACGTTGCATGCAGGTATGGCATGATACACCCTCATGCACGCTATTCTCCCGAGGAGATCCTTGAAAAGTTCGAGCGTACAGGGGGAAAACTCAAGCTGCAGGAGTTCAGTACGGAGACTGTACGTGCAACCTTTATCATTGATCCGCAGGCAAAGATCCGTGCAATGCTCCACTATCCGTTTTCCAACGGCAGGAACATGGATGAGATTAAAAGGCTGATCCTCGCTCTCCAGAAGTCTGACAGGGAGCACGTATATACTCCCGAGAACTGGCATCCAGGTGAGGATGTCATAGTCCCCAATCCTACCACATGGACAGGCGCGAAGGACCGGGCGACTGGTGAAAACGAGAGCCTGAAATGCAGCGGCTGGTTCCTGTGCATGAGAAAGGACATCAAAAGATGA
- a CDS encoding response regulator, with product MQDRDKVLIVDDEQAIVELMGLYLRSEYDVVSAYNGQEALEKIRSDKPDIVLLDVMMPDMNGYEVCRRLKTSVETQFLPVIMVTALSGKDDRIKGIEVGADEFLGKPVNRLELVTRVRSLLRIKHLQDKILAERNDALGYLDAAGFIVVVVDPDLRINLINRKGNEALGYEEFELIGQDFVKAVVREDMGDEVRTSLLAALAGNSKLPDYWEIPVVCKDGRHITIRWYDTLLGGNGGEVTGLICSGEDLSIFSKDV from the coding sequence ATGCAGGACAGGGACAAAGTACTCATTGTTGATGATGAGCAGGCAATTGTTGAACTGATGGGGCTTTACCTGAGGTCTGAGTATGATGTGGTCAGTGCATACAACGGCCAGGAAGCTCTTGAGAAGATCAGGAGTGATAAACCTGACATAGTCCTTCTGGACGTCATGATGCCTGACATGAATGGGTACGAGGTCTGCAGGAGGCTGAAAACTTCCGTGGAGACTCAGTTCCTTCCGGTGATCATGGTCACGGCTCTGTCCGGTAAGGACGACCGCATAAAGGGTATTGAGGTAGGCGCCGACGAGTTCCTTGGCAAGCCCGTGAACCGGCTGGAGCTGGTTACCCGTGTGAGGTCTTTATTGCGCATCAAACACCTGCAGGATAAAATACTTGCCGAAAGGAACGATGCTCTGGGTTATCTTGATGCGGCAGGTTTCATTGTGGTGGTCGTGGACCCGGACCTGAGGATCAATCTCATTAACAGGAAGGGCAATGAGGCACTCGGATATGAGGAATTCGAGCTTATCGGGCAGGATTTTGTGAAGGCTGTCGTCCGGGAGGATATGGGTGACGAAGTGAGGACATCCCTGCTGGCTGCACTGGCAGGCAATTCGAAGCTGCCGGATTACTGGGAGATCCCTGTTGTATGCAAGGATGGCCGGCATATCACTATCCGCTGGTATGATACCCTGCTGGGCGGCAATGGTGGCGAAGTTACGGGTCTGATCTGCTCCGGCGAGGATCTTAGCATCTTCAGCAAGGATGTCTGA
- a CDS encoding Rpp14/Pop5 family protein, producing the protein MKILPPTQRARNRYLAFELISEEPVKREDLIREVFSSSGSLLGDVGSSECAIRLLAFEDSKGVVRCAYDRTVSTRAVLACITAVKGTKVIVHILGISGTVQGATKKYLAGVDVFNPKEQSHINE; encoded by the coding sequence ATGAAGATACTTCCTCCAACGCAGCGTGCAAGGAACCGGTACCTGGCATTTGAGCTTATATCGGAGGAGCCGGTAAAGAGGGAGGATTTGATAAGGGAGGTCTTTTCGTCCTCCGGCTCCCTTCTGGGTGATGTCGGATCAAGTGAATGCGCCATACGGCTGCTTGCCTTCGAGGATTCAAAGGGAGTAGTGCGCTGCGCGTACGACAGGACTGTCAGTACGCGTGCAGTGCTTGCATGTATCACGGCCGTGAAAGGTACGAAGGTCATTGTTCACATACTCGGCATATCGGGGACTGTCCAGGGAGCGACAAAAAAGTATTTAGCGGGTGTGGATGTATTTAATCCGAAGGAACAGTCACATATAAATGAGTAG
- the cobT gene encoding nicotinate mononucleotide-dependent phosphoribosyltransferase CobT, producing MDALSPENASLPERPLFVCVLGNTETAYIEGLSAAGKTAKLTDYTPAGDAEVLHKGTIIDIPILPMTPPYDTPTPALITRVALTLTGVPLLIVNAGLRVFPAKEVPLVELGGMPGSDIRGSVAVHKVDEVFSNAFKLGQELAGKHDLVVIGESIPAGTTTANAVLQSLGYSGDVSSSSSSNPLSLKREVVAAALKSSGITPGSLRDEPLKAVACVGDPMMVAVAGLAAGLGSTPVILAGGTQMEAIYAVIKHLEYPTDSITIVTTSYVVNDESASFREIAERLGASYYGVDPGFGKSASQGLRQYELGFVKEGVGAGGAMYLALMYGHSREEIRSEIEKLCTELCRLGSLDRVECQ from the coding sequence ATGGATGCCCTATCACCCGAGAATGCCAGTTTGCCTGAGAGGCCCCTGTTCGTATGTGTGCTTGGAAACACTGAGACCGCCTACATTGAAGGTCTCTCGGCCGCCGGGAAAACTGCAAAGCTGACGGATTACACGCCTGCAGGAGATGCGGAGGTCCTGCACAAGGGTACTATCATCGACATCCCTATCCTGCCGATGACCCCTCCTTATGATACCCCCACTCCTGCCCTGATAACAAGAGTGGCCCTGACCCTCACCGGGGTACCATTGCTGATCGTGAATGCAGGCCTGAGGGTATTCCCTGCAAAAGAGGTTCCCCTTGTGGAACTCGGGGGCATGCCGGGTTCTGATATAAGGGGCTCCGTGGCTGTGCATAAAGTTGATGAGGTCTTCAGTAATGCATTCAAACTGGGACAGGAGCTTGCCGGGAAGCATGACCTTGTAGTCATAGGGGAGAGCATTCCTGCAGGGACCACAACTGCCAACGCAGTGCTGCAATCCCTGGGATACAGCGGGGATGTGAGCAGCAGCTCGAGTTCCAATCCTCTGTCCCTTAAAAGGGAAGTTGTTGCAGCTGCCCTGAAATCCTCGGGCATCACACCCGGCTCCCTGCGGGATGAGCCGCTGAAGGCTGTAGCTTGTGTAGGTGACCCTATGATGGTTGCAGTTGCAGGTCTTGCTGCCGGTCTTGGAAGCACGCCCGTGATACTTGCAGGCGGCACTCAGATGGAAGCCATCTATGCAGTAATAAAGCACCTGGAATACCCGACGGATAGCATCACTATAGTCACGACAAGCTATGTTGTCAATGACGAGTCTGCCAGTTTCCGGGAGATCGCAGAGAGGCTCGGTGCAAGCTACTACGGTGTTGATCCAGGGTTTGGCAAGTCCGCTTCACAGGGCCTGAGGCAATATGAACTTGGTTTTGTCAAGGAGGGTGTGGGCGCAGGCGGTGCCATGTACCTCGCTCTCATGTATGGCCATTCCAGGGAAGAGATTCGCTCAGAGATAGAGAAGCTGTGCACAGAGCTGTGCCGGCTTGGCAGTCTTGACCGGGTCGAATGCCAGTAA
- the psmA gene encoding archaeal proteasome endopeptidase complex subunit alpha yields the protein MQMTPQMGYDRAITVFSPDGRLFQVEYAREAVKRGTTAAGVKAIDGVVLLVDKRITSRLIEAESIEKIFQIDNHIGAATSGLVADARALVDRARVEAQINRVSYDEPIGVEVLSKKICDHKQSYTQYGGARPYGTALLIAGVDDSRPRLFETDPSGALLEYKATAIGAGRSTFMEIFESDYRDDMDMDAAIMLGMKAIYRSTEGKVDAATLEVGLVTLQDKQFRKLSEDEVETYVQRIRDELKDESKGEGEKAQGPEEGSTE from the coding sequence ATGCAAATGACACCACAGATGGGTTACGATCGTGCCATCACTGTTTTTAGTCCTGACGGACGCCTTTTCCAGGTAGAGTATGCAAGGGAGGCCGTCAAGAGAGGTACGACTGCAGCCGGTGTAAAAGCAATTGACGGGGTAGTGCTGCTCGTTGACAAGAGGATCACAAGCAGGCTGATAGAAGCTGAATCCATCGAGAAGATATTCCAGATCGACAATCATATAGGGGCTGCTACATCCGGTCTGGTTGCAGATGCCCGTGCCCTCGTGGACAGGGCAAGGGTCGAAGCCCAGATAAACCGTGTGTCCTACGATGAGCCGATAGGTGTGGAAGTGCTTTCCAAGAAGATATGCGATCACAAGCAATCCTACACCCAGTATGGCGGTGCACGTCCTTATGGTACAGCTCTCCTGATAGCAGGTGTCGATGATTCCAGGCCGAGGCTGTTCGAAACAGACCCAAGCGGTGCACTGCTCGAATACAAGGCTACGGCAATAGGTGCCGGCAGGAGCACTTTCATGGAGATATTCGAATCCGATTACAGGGATGACATGGATATGGACGCTGCAATCATGCTCGGAATGAAGGCCATCTACAGGTCCACGGAAGGAAAAGTGGATGCTGCCACTCTCGAAGTTGGTCTTGTCACCCTCCAGGATAAGCAGTTCAGGAAGCTCTCTGAGGATGAGGTCGAAACTTACGTACAGCGCATTCGCGATGAACTGAAAGACGAATCCAAAGGCGAAGGCGAAAAAGCCCAGGGCCCTGAAGAAGGATCGACAGAGTGA
- a CDS encoding ribosome assembly factor SBDS: MVSLDESVIARLKKGKHQFEVYVDPDGAFAFRRGEKINIEDIIAVESVFSDAGQGDHVSESELESAFGTTDIMEVAKNIILHGELQLTKEQRKHILEEKTRQIITVIAQNAINPQTMTPHPPARIEKAMEEAKVHIDLYKSVEEQVNIVMKAIRPIIPIRFEEINIAVKVPGEYAAKSYGEISKFATLVRNEWQGDGSWVAVVKMPAGMQNDFYSLINHLTKGDAETKIL; encoded by the coding sequence ATGGTATCTCTTGACGAATCTGTGATAGCAAGGCTCAAGAAAGGCAAGCACCAGTTCGAGGTGTATGTGGACCCTGACGGAGCATTTGCATTTAGAAGGGGCGAAAAGATCAATATCGAGGATATAATTGCTGTTGAGTCTGTTTTCTCTGATGCAGGTCAAGGGGACCATGTTTCCGAATCCGAGCTTGAGAGCGCTTTTGGCACTACCGATATCATGGAAGTTGCCAAGAATATCATACTGCACGGAGAACTTCAGCTTACTAAGGAACAGAGGAAGCACATACTTGAGGAGAAGACCCGGCAGATAATCACAGTTATTGCGCAGAACGCCATCAATCCCCAGACAATGACCCCTCACCCCCCGGCCAGGATAGAAAAGGCCATGGAAGAGGCGAAGGTCCACATAGATCTTTACAAGAGCGTGGAGGAGCAGGTCAATATCGTAATGAAGGCGATCCGTCCCATAATCCCCATCAGGTTCGAGGAGATCAATATCGCGGTCAAGGTTCCTGGGGAGTATGCCGCCAAATCCTATGGTGAGATATCCAAATTTGCAACCCTGGTCAGGAATGAATGGCAGGGTGACGGGTCCTGGGTGGCTGTGGTGAAAATGCCTGCAGGAATGCAGAACGACTTCTACAGCCTGATAAATCACCTGACTAAAGGGGATGCTGAAACAAAGATTTTATGA